The Flavobacterium sp. IMCC34852 genome contains the following window.
GGCAATCAAGATAAAATCGAAGCCGAGTTTGGTGATGTTTTGTTCTCCATGATCAATTACGCCCGATTCCTCAAAATCAATCCCGAAGATGCTTTGGAACGCACCAATAAAAAATTTATGAAGCGATTTATGTATCTCGAAAGTAAAGCATCAGAACTAGGCAAGCCTCTAGCCGATATGACTTTAGCGGAAATGGATGTTTTTTGGGAAGAAGCGAAAAAACTCTAGTATTCAGTTTCCAGTAGCAGTAAGCAGCAGTTAATAGTCTTTTTTCTTTGTTCAATTTTTTCTTTTCTCTATTTGACTATATTTGATAAACTAAACCAACAACCATAAACTATAATCCACCAACATGACAGAAAAACACGAATTAAAACGTTCCCTTGGGCTAATTGACGCCACCAGTATAGTTGCCGGTTCCATGATAGGTTCCGGTATTTTTGTAGTTACCGTTTTCATGGCGCGCGATTTAGGCTCCGCCGCTTGGATATTAATTACTTGGTTGATTACCGGCTTGTTGACCATGTCGGCAGCATTAAGCTATGGCGAATTGGCCGGAATGATGCCTACCGCCGGAGGACAATTTGTTTACATCCAAAGAGCTTATGGAAAATTGGCTTCTTTTCTTTACGGTTGGACGGTCTTTACTGTAATTCAAACCGGAGTAATAGCCGCAGTAGCGGTGACTTTTGCCAATTATACCGCGGTATTTTTTCCAATTTTACAAGAAGAAATTTTTCGAATAGGCGATAGTTTTGTGTTTAAAAATAGTCAGGTTTTGGCCATGCTGAGTGTCGTTTTGCTCACCTATATTAATACCAAAGGGGTAAAGAACGGTAAAGTCATTCAATTGGTTTTTACGTCTGCCAAATTAATTGCGCTCTTTGCTCTAATTGGTTTCGGCTTGTATATTGGTTTCAGTACCGATACTTTCTCTAACAATTTCAACAATACTTGGGAAGCCAGTAAAACGGTTTTTGATGAAACTACTAAAACGGTAACGGTGACTAAATTAACCGGAATTGCTTTAGTTGGTGCAATAGGAGCAACCATCATTAACTCTTTGTTTTCGAGTGATGCTTGGAACAATGTGACTTTTATAGCGGGAGAAATCAAAGACCCTAAGAAAAATATTCCCAGAAGTTTGTTTTTAGGAACCTTGATTGTAACAGTGATTTATATTTTAGCCAATATAGCTTACTTAGCGTTATTACCTTTAAACGGTTCTCCTGAGGGTTCGGTAGTGGAAAACGGAATTATGTTTGCCGCTCAAGACAGAGTTGGCGCTGCTGCAGCGAATATGATTATGGGTAATATTGGAGTTTTTGTGATGGCCGCTTTGATTATGGTTTCGACCTTTGGTTGTAACAGTGGTTTGGTTTTATCGGGAGGAAGACTTTTTTATGCGATGGCTAAAGACAATCTTTTCTTCAAGAAAGCAGGCGAGTTAAATAAGCATGATGTGCCGGAAAAAGCGCTTTGGTTTCAATGCGTTTGGGCTTGTATATTGTGCATTTCCGGAAAATACGGTGACTTACTGACTTATGCAACTTTTGCTTCGCTGTTGTTTTACATACTGACTATTTACGGTATATTTATTTTAAGAAAGAAAGAACCTGATGCCGAAAGACCTTACAAAGCTTTTGGTTATCCAGTTATCCCGGCTTTATACATAATTCTGACCGCTGCGATTTGTGTGGCACTATTAATTTACGATACCGTCAACACCGGATTAGGATTGGTGATTGTGGCATTAGGAATACCGGTTTATTATTTGTTTATGAATAAAAGAGAATAAAAAAAGAGTCCCAATTTTGGGACTCTTTTTTTATTTAGCAATAATTCTTTATTGTTTGACCGGTGCGGTTTCTAACATTTCAACTTCAAAAATAATGTTTGAGTTAGGCGGAATTACATTTCCGGCACCTCTTTCTCCATAACCTAATTTTGATGGGATAAATAAGATGGCTTTGTCACCAAAGTTCATAAAGCTCAATCCTTCAAGGAATCCGGGGATTAAACCACTTTTGTTTCCGTATTGGAAAGGAAAAGGTTGGTAGCCATTTTGTTTGGCTCTGTTTTCGTCAAATTTACCGAACTCTTTATTAACGGCTTCATAGCTGCTGTCAAAGAGTGTTCCGTCTTCTAAATAACCGGCATAGTGAATATAAACTGTGGTACCATCAGTTGGTTTTTTATCAGTTCCTTTTTGGGCAATAGTATATTTTAAACCCGAAGCGGTTTCGGTAGCCGTACCTTTAACGTCGCTTAAATATTTTGCTTTGGCAGCAAAAACCGGTCCGTATTTGGCCTTGTGTTCGGCTTGTCTTTGGGCTTCAGCCTCCGCTTGTTTTCTTTTGTTTTCAGCGGCAATGGCGGCTTCTTTGGCATCATCATTGGCTTTGTTAGCCATATAATCGGCGAATACTTTTGGAGCATCAAATTTTTTAGCTTCAGCACCTTTACGGGTAATGGTAATGCTTTTGATTACATCGTCTTGTTTGATGGCATTAACCACATCTTGTCCTTTGATTACAAAACCAAAAACAGTGTGCTTATTGTCTAACCAAGGTGTTTCTTTGTGTGTAATAAAAAATTGTGAACCATTGGTTTTTGGTCCGGAGTTAGCCATAGAAAGCACGCCCGGACGATTGTGTTTTAAATCGGGTGCAAACTCATCTTTAAAAGCATAACCCGGGCCGCCCGAACCGTTTCCGGCAGGATCACCTCCCTGAATCATAAAATCGGCAATCACACGATGAAATTTCAGTCCGTTAAAAAAAGGTTTCCCTTTCAAATTAGCATCCGTAACTGAAGCATTTGTTCCTTCGGCTAAAGCAACAAAATTGGCTACAGTTACCGGTGTTTTTTTGTATTCTAATTGTAATAAAATTTTTCCTTTGTCGGTATCGATTTCGGCAAAAATTCCTTCGTTTGAGGTA
Protein-coding sequences here:
- a CDS encoding APC family permease gives rise to the protein MTEKHELKRSLGLIDATSIVAGSMIGSGIFVVTVFMARDLGSAAWILITWLITGLLTMSAALSYGELAGMMPTAGGQFVYIQRAYGKLASFLYGWTVFTVIQTGVIAAVAVTFANYTAVFFPILQEEIFRIGDSFVFKNSQVLAMLSVVLLTYINTKGVKNGKVIQLVFTSAKLIALFALIGFGLYIGFSTDTFSNNFNNTWEASKTVFDETTKTVTVTKLTGIALVGAIGATIINSLFSSDAWNNVTFIAGEIKDPKKNIPRSLFLGTLIVTVIYILANIAYLALLPLNGSPEGSVVENGIMFAAQDRVGAAAANMIMGNIGVFVMAALIMVSTFGCNSGLVLSGGRLFYAMAKDNLFFKKAGELNKHDVPEKALWFQCVWACILCISGKYGDLLTYATFASLLFYILTIYGIFILRKKEPDAERPYKAFGYPVIPALYIILTAAICVALLIYDTVNTGLGLVIVALGIPVYYLFMNKRE
- a CDS encoding peptidylprolyl isomerase — translated: MKIKLSLLCLLVIGLTGSMAQTKKKPAAAKATPVAKAKPNVDTSNEGIFAEIDTDKGKILLQLEYKKTPVTVANFVALAEGTNASVTDANLKGKPFFNGLKFHRVIADFMIQGGDPAGNGSGGPGYAFKDEFAPDLKHNRPGVLSMANSGPKTNGSQFFITHKETPWLDNKHTVFGFVIKGQDVVNAIKQDDVIKSITITRKGAEAKKFDAPKVFADYMANKANDDAKEAAIAAENKRKQAEAEAQRQAEHKAKYGPVFAAKAKYLSDVKGTATETASGLKYTIAQKGTDKKPTDGTTVYIHYAGYLEDGTLFDSSYEAVNKEFGKFDENRAKQNGYQPFPFQYGNKSGLIPGFLEGLSFMNFGDKAILFIPSKLGYGERGAGNVIPPNSNIIFEVEMLETAPVKQ